Part of the Musa acuminata AAA Group cultivar baxijiao chromosome BXJ2-7, Cavendish_Baxijiao_AAA, whole genome shotgun sequence genome is shown below.
GCCGCAGTTACCCCATGGATTCAGGTAAAGTTAGCTTCTGGATCTGCAGAACGAATTAGAGGGGTTGCAAATTTCAAGCTCTGCTTCTTCATCTGTGATGGATAGGGAAGCACTTGTTGAGTACGCTCATGCCACGGAGGAGTTGGCTTTCACACTGCTGGAGCTGATATCACTAACCTTGAGCTTGCCGCCAAAGCGACTGCACGGCTTCTTCAAGGACCAGACCAGCTTCATCAGGCTCAATCACTACCCGCCCTGCCCCTCCCCTCACCTCGCCCTCGGAGTCGGCCGCCACAAGGACTCCGGAGCCCTCACCATCCTCGCTCAGGACgacgtcggtggcctcgacgtaaGGAGGCGGTCCGACGGCGAGTGGGTTCGCGTCAAGCCCATCCCCAACTCCTTCATCATCAACGTCGGTGACATCGTTCAGGTGATCACCCTTCTCCTCACCTCTGCATGCGTCGAGTCCATCCGAACACTTCTCGGCGATCGCAGGTGTGGAGCAATGACAAGTACGAGAGTGCAGAGCACAGGGTGTCGGTGAACTCCGAGAGGGAGAGGTTCTCCATACCCTTCTTCTTCAACCCGGCGCACTACGTGATGGTGAAGCCATTGGCAGAGCTGGTAGACGAGAAGAACCCGGCCAACTACGAGGAGTTCAACTGGGGGGAGTTCTTCAAGACACGGAAGAACAGCAACTTCAAGAAGCTGGACGTGGAGAACATCCAGATCTATCATTTCAAGAAGGCCAAGTGATGTGGGAGTCTGCAAACGGATTATAAGTATGCGAGGCAGTAGGATTAATGATGAAATAAAATCCAGTTGAAATGTGGTGTATTGAATGATAAAACTGCAAAATTGGTGTTGCTATTAATATAACGCAAGTGATATTAGAGAGGACTTGTTTGCATGATCATAGAGTCTTGACTAAGTGCGCCAATTTTATTGCGATGTTTCTATTTCAATTTACTATATAGTGCTTGTAATAGATAAGACTGGATATCCTTTCATGATGCTATCGAGATCTATCATCGATTGGACGAGGGTTCTATGCTGGGGCAAATTAGGTATTTTGATGGCCGAGGTAGTACACTTTGCACAATCAAGAGCTTGCATATGGTTAGATCACTACTTGG
Proteins encoded:
- the LOC135616869 gene encoding protein DMR6-LIKE OXYGENASE 2-like, with the protein product MVLEFDPAFVQAPEHRPKPAVAEVGSIPLVDLSPLHLLEQHGGPLVAGLEVLVAQVEAACRDWGFFQVINHGVPLAVVERAWAASRGFFALPPEERRRVRRDEVNPLGYYEAENTKNVRDWKEVFDFVVHEPAVIPSPGDAGGGVDRLIELRNQWPQLPHGFREALVEYAHATEELAFTLLELISLTLSLPPKRLHGFFKDQTSFIRLNHYPPCPSPHLALGVGRHKDSGALTILAQDDVGGLDVRRRSDGEWVRVKPIPNSFIINVGDIVQVWSNDKYESAEHRVSVNSERERFSIPFFFNPAHYVMVKPLAELVDEKNPANYEEFNWGEFFKTRKNSNFKKLDVENIQIYHFKKAK